The Cellulosimicrobium sp. ES-005 genome segment CGTCGTCGGGCACGGTCATGGTCGCCGACCCTAGCGGCCGGGCACCCGCGCCCGGCGCAGGCCCGCCGCGCCTCGCGTCAGCCGAGCTCGGCCGCGAGGCTGCGGCCGGCGACGCGGCCGGAGTACAGGCACCCGCCGAGGAACGTGCCCTCCAGCGCGCGGTGCCCGTGCACCCCGCCGCCGCCGAAGCCCGCCGCCTCGCCCGCGGCCCACAGACCGGGCAGCACGGAGCCGTCGGCGCGCAGCACGCGCGCAGACGTGTCGGTCCAGAGCCCGCCGAGCGTCTTGCGCGTGAGCACTGAGAGGCGGACGGCGAGCAGCGGGCCGTCCTTGGGCGTGGTGAGCGGGCGCGGGGGCGAGACGCGGATGAGCCGGTCGACGCGGTAACGCCGCGCCATCGCCGTCGCGACGACCTGCGGATCCTTGCCGAGGCCGGTGCGGACCTGCTCGTCACGCAGATGGACGATGCGCGCGAGGGCGTCGGCGTCGACGTGGCCGCGCGATCCTGGGGTCGCGTCCACGAGCGCGTTCATCCCGGCCGCGAGCTCCTCGGGCGTGTCGGCCCACACGAACTCGGGCGACTGCTCCGCGAAGCGTGCCACCGGCCCGACGGCGCCCGGCAGCACGCGCTGCGCGAGCAGCCGGACGTCCTTGCCGGTGAGGTCGGGGTTCTGCTCGGAGCCCGACAGCGCGAACTCGGTCTCCATGATCGCCTTGTTGAGCACGAACCAGGAGTGGTCGTCGCCGCGCTCGGTGACGTGCTGGAGCGCGCCGAGCGCGTCGAACCCGGGGAACAGCGGGGCGGGCAGCCGGTTGCCGTCGGCGTCGAGCCACAGCGAGCTCGGACCCGGCAGGATGCGGATCCCGTGGTCCGTCCACACCGGCGAGTGGTTCGCGATGCCCTCGGGGTAGTGCCACATGCGGTCCTCGTGCACGAGCGCGGCGCCCGCGTCGGCGGCGACGCCGATCATGAGCCCGTCGGTCGAGTCGGGGACGCCGGACAGCATGCGGGCGGGCAGCCGGCCCGCCGCCTGCGGCCAGCGGGAACGCACGAGCTCGTGGTTCGCGCCGATGCCGCCCGACGTCACGACGACGGCGCTCGCCGCGATCTCGACCTCGCCGACGACCTCGCGCGACGACGGCGCGCCGCGCTCGACGTCCGACGGCGCGAGAACCTCCGCGCGCACGCCCGTCACCGCGCCGTCGGTCACGACGAGCGACGTGACCCGGTGCCGGAACCGCAGGTCGAGCAGACCCGCGGCCCGGGCGTCGAGCGCGGCGCGGACGAACGGCTCGAGGATCCCCGGCCCGGTGCCCCACGTGACGTGGAACCGGGGGACGGAGTTGCCGTGGGCGCCGGCCGCGGACCCGTCGGCGCCCGAGCGCACCGGGTACCCGCCGCGCTCGGCCCACTGCACGAGCGGGAACCACCGCACGCCCTTGTCGTGCAGCCAGTCGCGCATCTCCCCGGCCGCGAAGTTGACGAACCCGCGCGCCCAGGCGTACCCGTGGCGGTCGGGGCCCTCGCCGCGGTCCGCGCCGGGCGCGAACCGCGCGGACCCGAGCCAGTCGTCGAACGCGAGCTCGGCGGAGTCCGTGACGCCCATGCGCCGCTGCTCGGGCGAGCCGACGAGGAACAGGCCGCCGAACGACCACCACGCCTGGCCGCCGAGGCTCGCGGCCGGCTCCTGGTCGAGCAGGACGACGCGGCGCCCCGCCGCGGTGAGCTCGGCCGCCGCGACGAGCCCGGCGAGGCCGGCCCCCACGACGACGACCTCGGGGTCCTCGATCCTGGGGGAGCTGACGGGGGAGTCGACCGCGCTGTCACTCATGCGGGAAGAGTAGAGCACGTGTCCAGACCTGGGCGGGCCCGGTGGGCGCGTGCGACAACGCCTCTACCTCGTGCGACCACGGCTCTACCTCGCGCGACCATGCCTCTACCTCGCGCGACCGGGGCTCTACCTCGGCGGGGTGGAGACGTAGACGCGCAGGCTCAGGGCCTCGAGCCCGACGACGTCGCCCGCGTGGGCGGTGCCGTCGCCGTTCGCGCGGTCCCGGTCGTCGGGGTGCTCCCAGTCGGAGTCCCACGCGAGGTCCCAGCGCTCGGGGTCGGCGCCGGCCGCCGCCCGCACGCCCGGGAGCGTGACGTCCACGGGGTCGAGGGCGCCGGCGAGGACGACCAGCACGTCGGCGTCGCCGGGCTCGGGCGCGGTCCGCAGCATCTGGAGCGTCCGGACGGCAGGGTCGTGCCACGCCGCGTGGTCCAGGAGCTCGCCGTCGGCGTCGAACCACACGAGGTCGGGCACGCCGACGCCGTCCGCCCTGTGCCGCGTCGCAGCGTCCGTCGCGGCCCCCGTGGCGCGGGGCCGTCCGGTGAAGAACGTGTCGGGCCGCAGCGCGGGGTGCGCGCGCCGCAGGGCGAGCAGGTACCGCGCCGTCGCGAGCAGGTCCTTGCGCCACGGCGAGAGGTCCCACGAGACCCAGGACGTCTCGTCGTCCTGCACGTAGGCGTTGTTGTTGCCGCGCTGCGTCCGGCCCATCTCGTCGCCCGCGGTGAGCATGGGGGTGCCCGCGGCGAGGACGAGCGTCGCGAGGAGGTTGCGGATCGACCGGCGGCGCAGGGGCGCGATCTCCACGCCGAGCCCGAGCGCGTCGAGCCCGGCGCCACCGCCCGCCCGTGCGTCCGTGGCCACGACCGGGCCCTCGAGGCCGTGGTTCCACGACCGGTTGTCGTCCGTCCCGTCGCGGTTGTCCTCGCCGTTCGCGAGGTTGTGCTTGTGGTCGTACGCGACCAGGTCGGCGAGCGTGAACCCGTCGTGCGCGGTCACGTAGCTCACCGACGCGACGGGTCCGCGCAGCAGCGGCGGGTCGGAGTGGCCGAACAGGTCGGCCGAGCCCGCGAGCCGGGTCGCGAGGTCGCGCACGCCGTGGCCGGGACGCCCGTGGGACGCCTCGCGCGCGTCGGCGAGCCAGAACTGGCGCGCCGCGTCGCGGAACCGGTCGTTCCACTCGGCGAGCGGCGGCGGGAACTGCCCGGTCCGCCAGCCGCCCGGTCCCACGTCCCACGGCTCCGCGACGAGCTTGAGCCCGCACAGCACCGGGTCCGTCTGGAGGGCGACGAGGAACGGGTGGTCGGGGTCGAACCCGGATGCTCCGCGCCCGAGCGTGACCGCGAGGTCGAACCGGAACCCGTCGACCCCCACGACCTCGGCCCAGTACCGCAGCGAGTCCAGGGCGGCCCGCACCACGGCGGGCCGCCGGAAGTCGAGCGAGTTGCCCGTCCCGGTGACGTCGGCGAGGCGTGCGGGCGAGCCGCCGTCGTGCAGGTAGTACCCGGCGTTGTCCAGCCCGCGCCACGACAGGTGATAGCCGTCCGCGCCGCCCTCGCACGTGTGGTTGTGCACGACGTCGAGCAGCACCTCGATCCCCGCCTCGTGCAGCAGGTGGACCATGCCGCGCACCTCGTCGAGGACGGCGCCCGGCCCGGCCTCCTGGGCGTCGCGCGTCGCGTACGCGGCGTGGGGCGCGAAGAACCCGAGGGTCGAGTAGCCCCAGTAGTTGGTGCGCCCGCTCGCGAGCAGGTGCGGCTCGGGCACGTTCGCGTGCACCGGGAGCAGCTCGACCGTCGTCACGCCGAGCGACCGCAGGTGCTCGATCGTCGCCGGGTGCGCGACGCCCGCGTACGTGCCGCGCAGGTGCTCGGGCAGGGCCTCGAGCCGCTGCGTGAGGCCGCGCACGTGCGCCTCGTAGACCACGGTGTCGCGCCAGGGGACGCGCGGTCGGGGCGCCAGCGCGCCCGCGGGCTCGGCCACGACCACCGCGTGCGGGACGAACGGCAGCGAGTCGCGCGCGTCGGCCGGGCCGTACGGGTCGTCGCCGACCTGCCCGTGGATCGCGGGGTCGTCGACGAGCTCTCCCACGAGGCCTCGCGCGTACGGGTCGACGAGCAGCTTCGCGGGGTTGTGCCGCAGCCCGGCGGCGGGGTCCCAGGGCCCGTGGACGCGGAACCCGTAGCGCTGCCCGGCGCGGACGCCCGGGACGTGGGCGTGCCAGACGCCGTACGCCGGCCCGGCGAGCGGGACGCGGCGCTCGCGGTAGCGGGCGGGGTCGTGCGTGGGCAGCGCGTCGTCGACGACGTCGACGAGGCACAGCTCGACGGCGGTCGCGTGCGACGCGAGGACGGCGACGTCGACGCCGTCGCCCACGACGCGGACGCCGAGCGGCGGCACGAGGGCGTGCCGGTCGACGCGTCCCGGCGCGGCCGGGCGCGCGGGCTCGCCGGTGGCCGGGGGGAGGGGGCTCGGGTCGGAGGGCACGTGCACCCGTCCATTGTGGCGGGTGTCACCGGCTCCTCCCGCCGCCCGCCGGTAGGCTTCCCCGAGCGGGCCGGGAACCTCTCCGGCCGACCGCCCAGCGCACAGGGAGAGCAGCCGATGCGGATCGTCGTCGCCGTGAAGTACGTCCCGGACATCCACGCCGACCGGGGCTTCGAGGGCGGGCGCGTCGTGCGCCGGGCCGACGAGGGGACGCTCAACGAGCTCGACGAGAACGCGGTCGAGGCCGCGCTGCGCCTCAAGGAGGCGCTGCCCGAGGCCGAGCGCGAGACCAGCGAGGTGATCGTCCTCACGGTGGCCGGGCCGGACGCCGACGGCGCCGTGCGCCGCTCCTACCAGCTCGGCGCGGACCGCGGCGTGCGCGTGAGCGACGACGCGATCGCGGGCTCCGACTACTTCGGCACCGCGCGCGTGCTCGCCGCCGCGGTGCGCCGCCTCGCGGACGAGGCGCCGGTGGACGTCGTCGTGACCGGCATGGCGGCGCTCGACGGGCTCGGCTCGGTCGTCCCGGCGCTCCTGTCGGCGGAGCTCGGGCTGCCGCAGCTCACGCTCGCCGGGAAGCTCGAGGTCGAGGGGGAGCCGGGCGCGCGCAGCGCGCGCGTGACGCGCGAGCTCGACGGCGTCGAGGAGGTCCTCGAGGCGCCGCTCCCCGCCGTGGTGTCCGTGACCGACCACGCGAACGACCCGCGCATGCCCAACTTCAAGCTCATCATGGCGGCGCGCACGCGCCCGGTGGAGGCGTGGACCCTCGCCGACCTCGGCGTCGACCCGGCGCTCGTCGGCGACGCCGGCGCGCGCACGCGCGTGACCGACGCGTCGCCCCGCCCGCCGCGTCCCGACGCCGAGATCGTCGTCGACAAGGGCGAGGGCGGACGCGCCCTGGCCGAGTTCCTCATCCGCAACGACCTGGTCTGAGAGGCGTCCGCCCATGAGCACCCCCGGGACCCGTACCGTCCTCGTCCTCCTCGACTCCGCCGGCACCGAGCTGCGCTCGCCCGTGCTGGAGCTGATCACCGTCGGCCGCTCGCTCGGGCGCGTCGAGGCCGTCGCGCTGGAGGCGCCGAGCGTCGACGTCCTCGCCCAGCTCGGCGCCCACGGCGTCGCGCTCGTGCGCCAGGCCGAGCCGTCGTCGGGCGGGGAGGTCGTGACCGGTGACGCGCTGCACCTGACGCCCGTCGTGGCCGAGGTCCTCGCCGCCGCGGCGCGCGCGTCCCACGCCGACGCCGTCCTGCTCACGTCGTCCTTCCCGAACAAGGAGGCGGCGGCGCGCCTCGCGTTCCTCACCGAGGCCGGCCTCGTCGTCGACGCGTCCGCGCTGACCGACGGCGGCACGCACCTCGTCGCGGACAAGCGCGTCTTCGCGGGGTCGTGGGACGTGCGCAGCGAGATCCTCACCGACCCCGCGGTGCTCACGCTGCGCGCCAACTCCGTCGTCCCGCAGCCCGCGGACGCGGCCGTCGCGACCGACGTCGAGGCGCTGCGCGTCGAGCTCTCGCCCGCCGCGACCGCGGCGCGCGTCGTGTCCCGCACGGTCGACGAGTCGGCCGGCGCGGGTCGCCCGGCGCTCGGCGAGGCGGCGATCGTCGTCGCCGGGGGGCGTGGCACCAACGGCGACTTCGGTCCCGTCACCGAGCTCGCCGACGCGCTCGGCGCGGCCGTGGGCGCGACGCGCGACGCCGTCTACGAAGGCTGGCACGACCAGTTCGTCGGCCAGACGGGCGTCACCGTCGCCCCCCGCCTGTACATCGGCGCGGGTATCTCCGGCGCCCCGCACCACCGCGGCGGCATGCAGGCCTCGCAGGTGATCGTCGCCGTGAACAACGACCCGGAGTGCCCGCTGTTCGAGATCTCGGACTTCGCGGTCGTGGGCGACCTCGCGGACGTGCTGCCCCAGGCGGCCGAGGTGCTGCGCGAGCACCGCGCGTCGCAGGGGTAGCCGGTCGCCGCCCAGCGGGCGACCAGCCGGTGCCGAGAGTTCACCCGGCGTCCTCCGGGCGGTGGCCCGCTGGTCACCGATCGTTCCTAGCGTCGGGCCGACTCCCCGGTGACGGGGAGGCCCCCCGACCCGTGGAGACGACCGATGACGATCACGCCTGCCCCCGAGCATCGCCCCCTGCTCTCCGTCGCGCCGCACGCGCGCGGCAAGCGCAGCCCCGTCACCTGCCGGCTGAAGTGCGCGGACGCGTGCTCGCACCCGGTCCCCAACGAGAGCGCCAACGAGACGTTCCGCGACGTCGTCGCCGGCGCGATGTCGCGCCGTGCGCTGCTCGGCGGGCTCGCGGTCGGTGCCGCCGCCGTCGTGCTCGGCGCGCAGACCGTCGGCGCCGCGCCCGCCGCCGCCCAGGGGCTG includes the following:
- a CDS encoding FAD-binding dehydrogenase: MSDSAVDSPVSSPRIEDPEVVVVGAGLAGLVAAAELTAAGRRVVLLDQEPAASLGGQAWWSFGGLFLVGSPEQRRMGVTDSAELAFDDWLGSARFAPGADRGEGPDRHGYAWARGFVNFAAGEMRDWLHDKGVRWFPLVQWAERGGYPVRSGADGSAAGAHGNSVPRFHVTWGTGPGILEPFVRAALDARAAGLLDLRFRHRVTSLVVTDGAVTGVRAEVLAPSDVERGAPSSREVVGEVEIAASAVVVTSGGIGANHELVRSRWPQAAGRLPARMLSGVPDSTDGLMIGVAADAGAALVHEDRMWHYPEGIANHSPVWTDHGIRILPGPSSLWLDADGNRLPAPLFPGFDALGALQHVTERGDDHSWFVLNKAIMETEFALSGSEQNPDLTGKDVRLLAQRVLPGAVGPVARFAEQSPEFVWADTPEELAAGMNALVDATPGSRGHVDADALARIVHLRDEQVRTGLGKDPQVVATAMARRYRVDRLIRVSPPRPLTTPKDGPLLAVRLSVLTRKTLGGLWTDTSARVLRADGSVLPGLWAAGEAAGFGGGGVHGHRALEGTFLGGCLYSGRVAGRSLAAELG
- the glgX gene encoding glycogen debranching protein GlgX produces the protein MPPLGVRVVGDGVDVAVLASHATAVELCLVDVVDDALPTHDPARYRERRVPLAGPAYGVWHAHVPGVRAGQRYGFRVHGPWDPAAGLRHNPAKLLVDPYARGLVGELVDDPAIHGQVGDDPYGPADARDSLPFVPHAVVVAEPAGALAPRPRVPWRDTVVYEAHVRGLTQRLEALPEHLRGTYAGVAHPATIEHLRSLGVTTVELLPVHANVPEPHLLASGRTNYWGYSTLGFFAPHAAYATRDAQEAGPGAVLDEVRGMVHLLHEAGIEVLLDVVHNHTCEGGADGYHLSWRGLDNAGYYLHDGGSPARLADVTGTGNSLDFRRPAVVRAALDSLRYWAEVVGVDGFRFDLAVTLGRGASGFDPDHPFLVALQTDPVLCGLKLVAEPWDVGPGGWRTGQFPPPLAEWNDRFRDAARQFWLADAREASHGRPGHGVRDLATRLAGSADLFGHSDPPLLRGPVASVSYVTAHDGFTLADLVAYDHKHNLANGEDNRDGTDDNRSWNHGLEGPVVATDARAGGGAGLDALGLGVEIAPLRRRSIRNLLATLVLAAGTPMLTAGDEMGRTQRGNNNAYVQDDETSWVSWDLSPWRKDLLATARYLLALRRAHPALRPDTFFTGRPRATGAATDAATRHRADGVGVPDLVWFDADGELLDHAAWHDPAVRTLQMLRTAPEPGDADVLVVLAGALDPVDVTLPGVRAAAGADPERWDLAWDSDWEHPDDRDRANGDGTAHAGDVVGLEALSLRVYVSTPPR
- a CDS encoding electron transfer flavoprotein subunit beta/FixA family protein, whose protein sequence is MRIVVAVKYVPDIHADRGFEGGRVVRRADEGTLNELDENAVEAALRLKEALPEAERETSEVIVLTVAGPDADGAVRRSYQLGADRGVRVSDDAIAGSDYFGTARVLAAAVRRLADEAPVDVVVTGMAALDGLGSVVPALLSAELGLPQLTLAGKLEVEGEPGARSARVTRELDGVEEVLEAPLPAVVSVTDHANDPRMPNFKLIMAARTRPVEAWTLADLGVDPALVGDAGARTRVTDASPRPPRPDAEIVVDKGEGGRALAEFLIRNDLV
- a CDS encoding electron transfer flavoprotein subunit alpha/FixB family protein; the encoded protein is MSTPGTRTVLVLLDSAGTELRSPVLELITVGRSLGRVEAVALEAPSVDVLAQLGAHGVALVRQAEPSSGGEVVTGDALHLTPVVAEVLAAAARASHADAVLLTSSFPNKEAAARLAFLTEAGLVVDASALTDGGTHLVADKRVFAGSWDVRSEILTDPAVLTLRANSVVPQPADAAVATDVEALRVELSPAATAARVVSRTVDESAGAGRPALGEAAIVVAGGRGTNGDFGPVTELADALGAAVGATRDAVYEGWHDQFVGQTGVTVAPRLYIGAGISGAPHHRGGMQASQVIVAVNNDPECPLFEISDFAVVGDLADVLPQAAEVLREHRASQG